Sequence from the Fulvivirga ligni genome:
CTCTCACCTGGCCTGTTATTGATAGACCACTAATTTGATTAGGAATTGAAATCAACTTCCCATTATTGTTCTCAACTAGCAAACCATAGTCAGCATCGTTTCTTCCTAATTGAATATTGTTTTCATAAAAATTACCACCAAAAACGAAGTCTAGCCATCCATCATGATTATAGTCAAATGTATATATGCTATTTATGGGAGACATTTGTGCCTCAATGGGTAAAGGTTCAAAACTAAAACCGTCATCACCATTATTTAAAAATATACCAGATCGCATTTCATAAACAGAAAGATGCTTGGCATCTTCGAGATCAGATGATTTAATAACATCTCCCTTATCCGCCGCCTTTGCAAACTCAGCATAGCTTACATACTTGTTTTTGATGGCCGTTAGTTGACCGCCTAATTCGTCTTTTGTGGCAAAAAGGTATTTTTTATCATGCAGATAATAATAGAGCAAATGATCCAGTTTACCGTTTTTATCGTAGTCTTTCACATACAGTGAGATAGGCTGGTCAATGCTTGCTTTCAGCTTGGTATTTAAGCCTAGATTACCGCAGATTAAATCCATGTCACCATCATGATCTATATCTGCTGTCAACACTGTGTTCCACCAGCCATTACTTCCTTCGAATGAATCTTCTTGTCCGGGCGTCAATTTATTATCAATGTTGTAAAAAATGGTAATAGGAAACCATTCTCCTACAACTACTAGATCTAATGTTCCATCTCCATCCATATCTGACCAAGATGCATCCTTTACCATTCCTATTTCCTTTAGTGCCGGAGGTGTGATGTCCGTGAAATTTCCTTTGCCATCATTTTGAAGTAAAAAACTTTCTGGTGTTTTTCCATAATTCCACGGCACAACTCTTCCTCCTACGAATAAGTCTATGTCTCCATCTTTATCATAATCGGCTGCGACTACAGTGGAACCTGTTACTGTTACATTTATAAAATCATTCTTGCGACTAAATTCGCCTTTCCCGTTATTTGAATAAAGCCTTAATTGAAGGGCTTCATCCCCTTCTCTAAATTCATTCCCCCCACTTACCACAATAAGATCCAAATCTTTGTCATTGTCAACATCAACTAAGAGTGAGCCTATATCTTCATTTAAGCTATCCTTATCCAAGGCTGGCTGATTTGATAATTTGAACCCTTCATCGGTTTGAAGGAATAAATTCGCTCTCTGCCATTTAGCTCCACCAACAAAGAAATCATCTTTCCCATCACCATTCACATCGCCAACTGCCAGTTTAGGGCCTTCAGTGGATGACATATGAGGAACTAAAGCTTCTCTATTAAATTCAATAAATTTATTTTCTTTATGAACATATGATAATGAAAGACTGTCAGAATAATCCTCAAAAACATGACTTTGTGCTTTATCATAATTATACTGTTCATTGGCATCAGATTGCTTAATTGTAAGCGTTTGATTGGACTCAACTTGTTTGAGTAGCTGGAAGGATTTGTTTGGCCATATTACATACAAGGAATCAATTGTTTCTTTTTGTCCTAAACCTAAGATTATCTCAGCAGGAACAGCAGATTGATAACCTCGGGTAGTGTATACTTCATGGACAATTTGCTGTCCATCAGTTAAAGGGATCATTATTTTTGTGCCTATTCCAAGTGTGTTTTTATCTGATCCAACTAGCTTGATTTTTAAATATTTAGCTTTAGGGCTTGAGTTCTGATCTATGACATGGTTTTTATAAATGAATGCGGGTTGATCTACATTATTACAAATGATGTCTAAATCCCCATCGTTATCAAGATCCGCATAAACAGCTCCATTAGAAAAAGACTCTTGGTTTAATCCCCAAAGTTTAGACACATTCTCAAAGGTCAAATTCTTATTATTCTTAAATGCATAGTTTGGGATCTTTACCACAGGCATTTGCTCAACCAGAGCTAAATCTTTATCGCTAATATCTCCTTCAAGTCTTCTCTGAACGGCCTCACTGGATACATAGTTTATATAGTCTAAATCATTGGAGCGCCTCTTTATTCCGTTAGCTACATATATATCTTTATAACCATCTAGGTCTAAATCAGCAATTAAACCGGACCAACTCCAGTCAGTAGCCGCAATATTTGCCAAAAGACCTATCTCACTGAAATGATTATTACCACGGTTTAATTGTAGGGAATTTCTAGCGAACTGGTATCCATAACCATAACGGAGTTTATAATTATAGATATTAAATGGATCCTCTGCCGCCGATGACTTCAACATAATAGGGTCTTCGGGTAGCATATCCAATGATATAATATCCAGTAAACCGTCATTGTTAATATCAGCGATATCGTTACCCATGGAAAACCTACTGGTATGGCCAATACTTTTTTCTAACTGCTCAGAGAAGGTGCCATCACCATTGTTCATGTAGAGATAGTCATTTTCATGGAAGTCATTACCAACATATATGTCAGGATATCCATCCCAGTTCAGATCGCCGATGCTTATACCTAAACCGTATCCTAAGGCACTACTATATATTCCACTCTCAGCACTGACATCTACAAAAACGCCATTGTCATTGCGCATCAGTTTGTCGCCGGCTAGAGGATGAATTTCGCCACGAATATCTGATCTAACGAAAGTGCCATTTGAATGCACCGAATGGTTAAGCATATACATGTCTAGATCTCCATCTAAATCATAGTCAAAGAAGGCAGCCTGTGTGGAGAATCCTATTAAATCAAGTCCATATTCCTTAGCCATATCTTTGAACTTTGGCACACCATTTTCATCATTTCCTTGATTAATATATAGCTGATTCTTACCACGTATATTTTGGAAATCTCCTAGCTGACTAACATATATATCTAATTTACCATCAGCATTAACGTCAGCCATAGTTACGCCAGTTGTCCAGCCCTTTTTTCCTTCTACATGAGCCAATTCAGTAATATCCTGAAACTTAAAATTTCCCTTATTTAAATAAAGCTTATTATTGATTTGATTAGCAGTAAAATATAAGTCGTGCAGGCCATCCCCATTTAAATCTCCGGCTGCAATACCACCACCGTTATAGAAATAGAGATAAGAAAAGATGTTTAGTTGGGTGCTTTCCGTTAAATCATTGCTGAAATTAACACCTGTATAATCTTCAGTTAGAAGCTCAAATTGTGCGCTTGGCTCATCTTTCTCTTGGCAGGAGCAAATGATAATAAATACTAAAATTGCGAATAAGTAGTTTTTAATATTCATAGAATTCGAGTGAATCATTGTTTTTAGCAACAATTAGTAATCTTTTATTATTGATAGTTCTAACCGAAATGACCTTTTTTACATCACCAGTCACACCTATTTCAGTCGTCAGTATTTTAGGAGTGGTAGTATAGTCGAGTATTTGCCCATGGTTACTGTCATATATACCTTCTTCTGGTTTTGTTGCGGAATAATTTCCTGTAAGAAGAAATTTTTGGTCAGTCTCTTCATTAGAAATAGGCTGAATGTCAAAAATCGGTGAGAATTGAGCCTTTTCCGGTAAGTTCTGAGTAGTGTAAGATCCGTCACCATTGTTAATGACAGCTATGGATGCCAGATTAAAAACCTCCAATCTTACCGACTTATCAAGTTCTTCTGAGGAAAATATTTCATTAATGGTTTTTCCAGCATAGTCTTTAAAGTAGGTGAATTTTTTCTTTAGAAGAGGTAATTGCTTTATTAAGTCATTTTTAAGAGCAGTA
This genomic interval carries:
- a CDS encoding VCBS repeat-containing protein; its protein translation is MNIKNYLFAILVFIIICSCQEKDEPSAQFELLTEDYTGVNFSNDLTESTQLNIFSYLYFYNGGGIAAGDLNGDGLHDLYFTANQINNKLYLNKGNFKFQDITELAHVEGKKGWTTGVTMADVNADGKLDIYVSQLGDFQNIRGKNQLYINQGNDENGVPKFKDMAKEYGLDLIGFSTQAAFFDYDLDGDLDMYMLNHSVHSNGTFVRSDIRGEIHPLAGDKLMRNDNGVFVDVSAESGIYSSALGYGLGISIGDLNWDGYPDIYVGNDFHENDYLYMNNGDGTFSEQLEKSIGHTSRFSMGNDIADINNDGLLDIISLDMLPEDPIMLKSSAAEDPFNIYNYKLRYGYGYQFARNSLQLNRGNNHFSEIGLLANIAATDWSWSGLIADLDLDGYKDIYVANGIKRRSNDLDYINYVSSEAVQRRLEGDISDKDLALVEQMPVVKIPNYAFKNNKNLTFENVSKLWGLNQESFSNGAVYADLDNDGDLDIICNNVDQPAFIYKNHVIDQNSSPKAKYLKIKLVGSDKNTLGIGTKIMIPLTDGQQIVHEVYTTRGYQSAVPAEIILGLGQKETIDSLYVIWPNKSFQLLKQVESNQTLTIKQSDANEQYNYDKAQSHVFEDYSDSLSLSYVHKENKFIEFNREALVPHMSSTEGPKLAVGDVNGDGKDDFFVGGAKWQRANLFLQTDEGFKLSNQPALDKDSLNEDIGSLLVDVDNDKDLDLIVVSGGNEFREGDEALQLRLYSNNGKGEFSRKNDFINVTVTGSTVVAADYDKDGDIDLFVGGRVVPWNYGKTPESFLLQNDGKGNFTDITPPALKEIGMVKDASWSDMDGDGTLDLVVVGEWFPITIFYNIDNKLTPGQEDSFEGSNGWWNTVLTADIDHDGDMDLICGNLGLNTKLKASIDQPISLYVKDYDKNGKLDHLLYYYLHDKKYLFATKDELGGQLTAIKNKYVSYAEFAKAADKGDVIKSSDLEDAKHLSVYEMRSGIFLNNGDDGFSFEPLPIEAQMSPINSIYTFDYNHDGWLDFVFGGNFYENNIQLGRNDADYGLLVENNNGKLISIPNQISGLSITGQVRDIKSLNFKEDKLIVIARNAESLKILRLSKDK